One Candidatus Kapaibacterium thiocyanatum genomic window, ACACCGGAATCAGTTCTATATCTCGACAGGTAACAAGAATCCGACCGGTAGAATGATGTATAGCTTCATCGTCGATCATAAGTACTTCAGAAAAGACGTGTTTCGTATGGTTGGCCTTCCTGAGGAGATACATGGAGGGAGTTGGTATACCGGGATGGTGTTCTTCCGCGGTGATCATTTCATTTTCTGCAATGTCGGGACGGCAGGCCGTACCGGGCATGATTACCGGAACAGTATGGACGGCGGACTGCTCACCTGGTATGCCAGGAATGGATTGAGACTATCGAATGCATCTATACAGATGCTCCTCTATCCGGTCGGGGACATCTATATCTTCTATCGGAATGATTCTCGCGATCCTTTTACGTTCGCTGGGCTAGGGTCATGCGAGGAGGCATATGATTCCAGACCGGTCAGGATAGTATGGTCTCTACTGCCGGCTGTGGAAAGCGTCGGGAACGACGATAGTGTTGTCGAGTTTGCTCATCTCGTCCGTGAAGGTCTGAGAACTACAGTTACGGTAAACAGATACGAAAGAAGCAGCTTTGCCCGAAGGCGATGCATAGATAGATGGGGAGTGAATTGCGCAGTTTGCTCATTCGATTTCGGAAGAGTGTATGGTGAACTTGGTAGAGATTTCATTCATGTACATCATCTCAAAGAACTAAGCAGTATCGGGAAGGAATATGTCCTCGATGCCGACAACGATCTACGTCCCGTCTGTCCGAACTGCCATGCCATGCTACATAGAGAGGTACCTGCATTGACGATCGAAAGGCTGAAGACTGCTATCGAGGAGAATCGCGGGAAAGGCTGATAGGATATTGCTCGTTTTTCGGTGGTGATAGCGGTACGCCCGACCGTGGAGCTATCGCGGACTCCTGGTATCCATGATCCGTACGACGTCCAGGCGCTTCATAACCTGCGGAAGTCGAAATGTTCCGCAGCGGGCGCTCTCCCCCTCCCAATACTCAATGTCGACCGATCGGATGGTGACGTACGGTATGCCATCGGATTCATCATTAGCGAACTTCTCCCCGGGACATGGCAGGTGCCGAGGACCGGCGGCAGTCGAAGCATGCCACATTTCACGAGTTTTGCCGGAGCCGGCCGCCATACTACCGATCCCGTTGGATAGTGTGCCGGCGTGATCCCGAACGACCAATAGCGACTACATGAATAACGAAGAAATACCCCGCCCCACTCACTGGAACACCGTCTTCGCCACGAAGGGCGAACGGGAGCGAAGCTGGTATCAGAAATATCCGGCGGCGTCGATGAACGCCATCGCATCGGTACGGCTTCCGTACGATGCGGCGATCATCGACGTGGGTGGAGGCGACAGCTATCTCGTGGACACCCTGCTGGACAAAGGCTTCACGAACGTGACGGTGCTGGATATTTCAGCACAAGCTATCGAGAATGCGAAGACGAGACTGGGCGAGCGAGCGGATCTCGTGCGGTGGATCGTGAGCGATATCACCGAGTACGAACCCGATATGCGGTTCGACTTCTGGCACGATCGCGCGGCCCTTCACTTCCTGACGAATGCGAACGACGTCGAGAAGTATGTAGCCATCGCACACAAGAGCATCCGGACAGGAGGACATCTGTTCCTCGGAACGTTCTCCGTCGATGGGCCGAAGCGATGCAGCGCTCTCGATGTGACGCAATATTCGGAAGAGACGATGACGACCACGGTCGGAAACGGTTTCGAACGACTGTGGTGCAAACGGGAAGATCACACGACGCCGTTCGCGACGACGCAGAACTTTCTGTTCTGTCTGTTCCGGAAGACCGGGTAGGCATGACATTCAGGTCTCCGACCAGCATCAGGTCGATATTCGTCATCGTACCACGATGGTGTGATGCCATGTGGTCAGGCCTCGATACTCCTCTATCTCATCCATCGCTCCATGGAGGGCGACGAGCGATTGAAGACGGAACGCGACGAAGCCCGTCCGACGCCTGCACCAGCACAGACGTCGGG contains:
- a CDS encoding SAM-dependent methyltransferase, which codes for MNNEEIPRPTHWNTVFATKGERERSWYQKYPAASMNAIASVRLPYDAAIIDVGGGDSYLVDTLLDKGFTNVTVLDISAQAIENAKTRLGERADLVRWIVSDITEYEPDMRFDFWHDRAALHFLTNANDVEKYVAIAHKSIRTGGHLFLGTFSVDGPKRCSALDVTQYSEETMTTTVGNGFERLWCKREDHTTPFATTQNFLFCLFRKTG